From one Nitrospira sp. MA-1 genomic stretch:
- a CDS encoding DUF2959 domain-containing protein: MYPQYSPVGSRRFFPYLTWGIVLLSLSAFGCQSIYYDAMEKIGYHKRDLMVSNVEKARDAQEDAKEQFKSALDRFTKTLNIEGGELQDKYDVLNAEYEQSEAKAQAVRDRIASVEDVSEALFEEWEAELKEYSSAALRKNSQKQLTQTRTQYAQLIKAMKRAETKMDPVLAKFKDQVLFLKHNLNAQAIASLKSELVSVEGNIASLIKEMEASIKEADSFIASMEKDKA; encoded by the coding sequence ATGTACCCTCAATATTCTCCAGTAGGTTCTCGCAGATTCTTTCCTTATCTGACATGGGGAATCGTCCTCTTGAGTCTGAGCGCATTTGGTTGCCAGAGCATCTATTATGATGCCATGGAGAAGATCGGTTATCACAAACGCGACCTGATGGTAAGTAATGTGGAAAAAGCCCGCGACGCTCAAGAGGACGCCAAAGAACAATTCAAATCCGCGCTTGACCGGTTTACCAAAACCCTCAATATCGAGGGGGGTGAATTACAGGACAAATACGACGTGCTGAATGCGGAATACGAGCAGAGCGAGGCCAAAGCCCAAGCGGTCCGTGATCGCATCGCGTCGGTGGAGGATGTCTCAGAGGCCTTATTTGAAGAATGGGAGGCGGAACTCAAGGAATATTCCAGCGCCGCCTTGCGCAAAAACAGCCAAAAGCAACTGACACAAACACGGACCCAATATGCTCAATTGATCAAAGCCATGAAGCGGGCGGAGACGAAAATGGATCCGGTGTTGGCGAAATTCAAAGACCAGGTCCTCTTCCTCAAACACAACCTGAACGCCCAAGCCATCGCGTCGTTGAAAAGTGAGCTCGTCTCGGTGGAAGGCAACATTGCCTCTCTCATTAAAGAAATGGAAGCCTCTATCAAGGAAGCTGATTCTTTCATTGCCTCAATGGAAAAAGATAAGGCATAA